In the genome of Candidatus Kinetoplastibacterium desouzaii TCC079E, the window TAATTAAGAACTCTTATAACATAATATTTTTTATAATAAAATAGAGAATCCTGTTATTAAATAAACATTGAACCTATATCTTACAAGAAGCTCCTGATAAAATCTTCAAACATAAATCAGAATAATCAACCCCAATTTCTCTGGCTGAAATAGGAACTAAAGAGTGTGAAGTCATGCCTGGAGATGTATTAATTTCTAATAACCAAGGTTTATCATATTCATCTAAAAGTATATCAATACGAGCCCAACCTCTACATTCAATTATCTTATAAGCATCTTTAGATATTTTAATAATATCATTTGTTATCTCTTTAGATAAATTAGCAGGGCATAAATATTTTGTTTCTTCCGAAAAATATTTATGTTCATAATCATAACTATGATTAGGAGTTATGATTTCTATTATGGGTAAAACTTCAATATCATTATTATTTTCAATAATAGATACGGTTAATTCTCGACCAACAATATACTTCTCAGCAAAAACTTCATTATCAAAAAGCACAGCCTTCTTATATGCTTCATCTATATCATCATAAGAATTAGCTACCTTAATTCCAAGGGTTGATCCTCCATGCACTGGCTTTATAATTAGAGGAAATCCCAAAATATCTAAATCACACTTAGAATTATTATTCTTATCTAATTTAAAAAACATAGGAGTAGGCAATCCTCCTTGCATCCATAACTTCTTAGTTATGACTTTATTCATAGCAATACTAGAGGCCATGTGGCCGCTTCCTGTATATGGAATATTCAGCAATTCTAGAACACCTTGTATAGAACCATCCTCTCCATATTTACCATGTAAAGCAATAAAAACAACATCAAATTTTTCTTTAACTAAATCTGGTACAGTATTCTCTCCTGTATCAAATAAATAAACATCCAAACCTCTACTTTTTAAAGCATTATATATATTTTGACCTGATAGCAAAGAGATTTCCCTTTCA includes:
- a CDS encoding D-alanine--D-alanine ligase: MTVSFGKVGILCGGQSSEREISLLSGQNIYNALKSRGLDVYLFDTGENTVPDLVKEKFDVVFIALHGKYGEDGSIQGVLELLNIPYTGSGHMASSIAMNKVITKKLWMQGGLPTPMFFKLDKNNNSKCDLDILGFPLIIKPVHGGSTLGIKVANSYDDIDEAYKKAVLFDNEVFAEKYIVGRELTVSIIENNNDIEVLPIIEIITPNHSYDYEHKYFSEETKYLCPANLSKEITNDIIKISKDAYKIIECRGWARIDILLDEYDKPWLLEINTSPGMTSHSLVPISAREIGVDYSDLCLKILSGASCKI